The genomic segment GACGGCCCGCTGCTGCACGCCGTGCTGCCGATCGACGCGAGCTTTGCGGTCGACACCGGCATCGCCAAGGCCTGGTGGGCCAAGCCGTTCCTGCGCGTCGTCAAGCACTACACCATGGACCCGACCAAGCCGCTGGCCGCGCGCGACCTGATCAAGCTCGTCGCCGCAGGCGAGCCCGTCGTGATCTTCCCGGAAGGACGGATCACCGTCTCTGGCTCGCTGATGAAGGTGTATGACGGCACCGCGATGATCGCGGACAAGGCCGACGCCGTGGTCGTACCGGTCCGCATCGAAGGCGCGCAGCGCTCCTATCTCAGCTATCTCAACTCGAGCCAGATCAAGCGGTCGTGGTTTCCGCGCGTGACGGTCACCATCCTGCCGCCGGTCAAGCTTCCGGTCGACGAAGCGCTCAAGGGCAAGGCACGCCGCAACGCGGCCGGCGCCGCGCTGCAGGACGTCATGATCGACGCTCTCGTCAAGAACGCCATGCTCGATCACACGCTGTTCGAGGCACTCGGACACGCCTATCGCGACCGCGATACCGGCAAGGTCATCATCGAGGACGCGCTCGGCACCAAGCTGACCTACCGCAAGCTGATCCTCGGCGCGCAGGTGCTGAGCCGGAAGCTGGAGAGCGGCACCGCCGTCGGCGAGAATGTCGGCGTGCTGCTGCCGAACTCCGCGGGCGTCGCCGTCGTCTTCATGGCGCTGCAGAACAGCGGCCGGGTGCCGGCGATGCTCAACTTCTCGGCCGGTCCGGTCAACGTGCTCGCCGCCATGAAGGCCGCGCAGGTCAAGACCGTGCTGACCTCGAAGGCCTTCATCGAGAAAGGCAAGCTCGACAAGCTGATGGCCGCGATCTCCGCGGGGGCGCGTGTGGTCTATCTCGAGGACGTCCGTGCCTCGATCGGCACCGTCGACAAGGTCAAGGGCCTGCTCGCCGGCACCACGCCGCGCGTACCCCGCCAGGCCAACGATCCCGCCGTCGTGCTGTTCACCTCAGGTTCGGAAGGAACGCCGAAGGGCGTGGTGCTGTCCCATCGCAACATCCTCGCCAACGCGGCGCAGGCGCTGGCGCGGGTCGATGCCAACGCCAACGACAAGGTGTTCAACGTGCTGCCGGTGTTCCACTCCTTCGGGCTGACCGGCGGAATGATGATGCCGCTGCTCGCGGGCATTCCGATCTACATGTACCCCTCGCCGCTGCATTACCGGATCGTGCCCGAGCTGATCTACCAGACCGGCGCCACGATCCTGTTCGGCACCGACACGTTCCTCACCGGCTATGCGCGCTCGGCGCATGCCTACGACTTCCGCACCCTGCGCCTCGTGATCGCCGGCGCCGAAGCGGTCAAGGACCGCACCCGCCAGGTGTTCATGGAGCGCTACGGCATCCGCATCCTCGAAGGCTACGGCGTCACCGAGACGGCGCCCGTGCTGGCGATGAACACGCCGATGGCCAACCGTCCCGGCACCGTCGGCCGCCTGTCGCCGCTGATGGAAAGCCGCCTCGATCCGGTCCCCGGCATCGAGGAAGGCGGACGCCTGTCGGTGCGTGGCCCGAACGTGATGCTCGGATATTTGCGGGCCGAAAATCCCGGCGTGCTCGAAAAGCTGCCCGACGGCTGGCACGACACCGGCGACATCGTTTCGATCGACTCGGCCGGGTTCATCACCATCAAGGGCCGCGCCAAGCGCTTTGCCAAGATCGCGGGCGAGATGGTCTCGCTGTCGGCAGTCGAAGCCATCGCGGCGACGTTGTGGCCGCAGGCAGCATCCGTCGCGGTCTCGATCCCCGACCAGCGCAAGGGCGAGCGCATCGTGCTGCTGACCACCGAGAAGAATGCCGAACGCAGTGCGATGCAGGCCCAGGCCAAGACCATCGGCGCCTCCGAGCTGACCGTGCCCGCGACGATCATGGTGGTCGACAAGGTGCCGCTGCTCGGCACCGGCAAGACCGATTACGTCACGGCGACGACGATGGCCCGCGAGCAGGCATCAGCGCCAGAGCGCGACGTGGCATAGGAGGTTCACCGGGCCCCGAGCGGGCGGTGCGCGGGTCACGCCGCCGTCCGCCGCTCCTGCGCGTAACGCACCAGCGCGGCAAAGCGATAAATGCCGTGTACGAACTTGCCGTAGGGCATGGTGATGAACAATGCGAA from the Bradyrhizobium sp. WBAH42 genome contains:
- a CDS encoding acyl-[ACP]--phospholipid O-acyltransferase: MIRELMSSRRFAPLFWAQFFSALNDNVLKNALVIILLYSAATGHGDALVTVAGAVFIFPYFILSGLGGQLADKYVKSVVARRLKFAEIFAAAFAAAGFFLHSVPLLFAALALFGTIAALFGPVKYAMLPDQLELGELATGNALVEGATFMAILLGTVAGGQFVAGSAHMGWVASAVVVLAVLSWAFASRIPQTTPSAPELPVDANPWTSTVSLLKTLHADHRLWDGTVIVSWFWLVGAIVLSLLPALIKEVVGGTEGVVTLCLAVFAIGIAIGSLFAASLSHVRPNLALVPIGAIIMGFAGLDLAWAIGVTAKGQDITALGFATSFAGLRMLADFVAFAFGGGLFVVPSFAAVQAWSEPSERARIIAAGNVLQAAFMVVGSLFVALLQAAGLHVGWIFFGLGVASFGAVWFVLTKWGKEGVRDAGGLLFRALFRTEVRGLENLPPPGTRMLIAPNHVSLIDGPLLHAVLPIDASFAVDTGIAKAWWAKPFLRVVKHYTMDPTKPLAARDLIKLVAAGEPVVIFPEGRITVSGSLMKVYDGTAMIADKADAVVVPVRIEGAQRSYLSYLNSSQIKRSWFPRVTVTILPPVKLPVDEALKGKARRNAAGAALQDVMIDALVKNAMLDHTLFEALGHAYRDRDTGKVIIEDALGTKLTYRKLILGAQVLSRKLESGTAVGENVGVLLPNSAGVAVVFMALQNSGRVPAMLNFSAGPVNVLAAMKAAQVKTVLTSKAFIEKGKLDKLMAAISAGARVVYLEDVRASIGTVDKVKGLLAGTTPRVPRQANDPAVVLFTSGSEGTPKGVVLSHRNILANAAQALARVDANANDKVFNVLPVFHSFGLTGGMMMPLLAGIPIYMYPSPLHYRIVPELIYQTGATILFGTDTFLTGYARSAHAYDFRTLRLVIAGAEAVKDRTRQVFMERYGIRILEGYGVTETAPVLAMNTPMANRPGTVGRLSPLMESRLDPVPGIEEGGRLSVRGPNVMLGYLRAENPGVLEKLPDGWHDTGDIVSIDSAGFITIKGRAKRFAKIAGEMVSLSAVEAIAATLWPQAASVAVSIPDQRKGERIVLLTTEKNAERSAMQAQAKTIGASELTVPATIMVVDKVPLLGTGKTDYVTATTMAREQASAPERDVA